One part of the Neoarius graeffei isolate fNeoGra1 chromosome 2, fNeoGra1.pri, whole genome shotgun sequence genome encodes these proteins:
- the LOC132875055 gene encoding uncharacterized protein LOC132875055 isoform X2 yields the protein MMKLCILLSLLLGQCALSAQSAIFGERIEEGSNIIISCENEGRVTWSKHAYGKRKIIFTAEQGKNPAQSEPDPDPRYSVLANLSLVINETLVSDSGIYFCNATPVVELTVIPLKAIFGERIEEGSNIIISCENEGRVSWSKHAYGKRKIIFTAEQGKNPAQSEPDPDPRYSVLANLSLVINETLVSDSGIYFCNATPVVELTVIPLKEIFTGDKSESAMTNTGVCAVERVPYISLAALFFSLLTTI from the exons CCATATTTGGTGAGAGAATCGAAGAAGGCAGTAATATCATCATTTCCTGTGAAAACGAGGGGAGAGTGACATGGAGTAAACACGCTTATGGAAAGAGAAAGATCATCTTCACGGCTGAACAGGGAAAAAACCCTGCCCAATCCGAACCTGATCCAGATCCCAGATACAGTGTACTAGCTAATTTATCCctcgtaataaatgaaacattaGTGTCAGACTCAGGGATTTACTTCTGTAACGCTACTCCTGTGGTGGAACTGACTGTCATTCCATTAAAAG CCATATTTGGTGAGAGAATTGAAGAAGGCAGTAATATCATCATTTCCTGTGAAAACGAGGGGAGAGTGTCATGGAGTAAACATGCTTATGGAAAGAGAAAGATCATCTTCACGGCTGAACAGGGAAAAAACCCTGCCCAATCCGAACCTGATCCAGATCCCAGATACAGTGTACTAGCTAATTTATCCctcgtaataaatgaaacattaGTGTCAGACTCAGGGATTTACTTCTGTAACGCTACTCCTGTGGTGGAACTGACTGTCATTCCATTAAAAG AGATCTTTACTGGTGATAAGAGTGAATCTGCTATGACCAACACAG gagtgTGTGCTGTTGAGCGAGTGCCATATATCAGTCTGGCTGCCCTGTTTTTTTCCCTCCTCACTACAATATAG